In Deinococcus psychrotolerans, a genomic segment contains:
- the pdxH gene encoding pyridoxamine 5'-phosphate oxidase: MSDSKPSSDLTQLRVSYTKGELRRADLAASPLEQFQVWFAEAQQSRVIEPYALSLATANPAGRPSVRTVLLRGAEERGLSFYTNYDSHKGHDLDENPQAELLFFWPDLERQVRVFGSVQRVSEEESATYFHKRPRESQLAAHASDPQSAPIANRDALEAKLSALEAQYPEGQTVPKPDFWGGYRLLPSEWEFWQGRANRMHDRFVYRRAGESWSVERLMP, translated from the coding sequence ATGAGCGATTCCAAGCCGTCTTCAGATTTGACTCAGCTGCGCGTTTCGTACACCAAGGGCGAACTGCGCCGCGCCGACCTCGCCGCCTCGCCTTTGGAGCAGTTTCAAGTCTGGTTTGCCGAGGCCCAGCAGAGCCGAGTCATTGAGCCTTACGCCCTGAGCCTCGCCACCGCCAATCCAGCGGGGCGGCCCAGCGTCCGCACAGTGCTGCTGCGCGGCGCAGAAGAGCGCGGGCTGAGCTTTTACACCAATTACGACTCGCACAAGGGACATGACCTCGACGAGAATCCGCAGGCCGAGCTGCTGTTTTTCTGGCCGGATCTGGAGCGGCAGGTGCGGGTATTCGGCTCCGTTCAGCGGGTCAGTGAAGAGGAATCGGCCACCTACTTTCACAAGCGCCCCCGCGAATCGCAACTGGCCGCCCACGCCAGTGACCCGCAGAGCGCTCCGATTGCGAACCGTGACGCCCTAGAAGCCAAACTCAGCGCTTTAGAAGCCCAGTATCCCGAAGGCCAAACCGTGCCCAAGCCCGACTTCTGGGGCGGCTACCGCCTTTTGCCTAGCGAGTGGGAGTTCTGGCAGGGCCGAGCCAACCGGATGCACGACCGCTTCGTGTACCGGCGGGCAGGGGAGAGCTGGAGCGTGGAGCGGTTGATGCCGTGA
- a CDS encoding NfeD family protein produces the protein MLYLFCFIVGGGLLAFSVIGGHDHDFSGGGGADADAGAEHGLGEVASYFSLRAIISFVAFFGLGGLAARGLGLGGLTQLGFALICGLLVGAFAAVALRLARTRGETDTHASKLEGRVGKVLVAPALGRLGKVEVTVAGQTEQMLARSDDPLLPGASVIVIGIAGGVLDVRAWELHSAVSEGG, from the coding sequence ATGCTGTACCTGTTTTGTTTCATTGTGGGCGGCGGGCTGCTGGCTTTTTCGGTAATCGGCGGCCATGATCACGACTTCAGCGGTGGCGGGGGTGCGGACGCGGATGCGGGCGCTGAACACGGCCTCGGCGAAGTCGCCAGCTATTTTTCGCTGCGGGCCATCATCAGCTTCGTGGCGTTTTTCGGACTGGGCGGATTGGCGGCGCGGGGCCTGGGCCTCGGCGGGCTGACCCAACTCGGCTTCGCGCTAATTTGCGGCTTGCTGGTCGGCGCGTTCGCGGCGGTGGCGTTGCGTCTGGCCCGTACTCGCGGCGAAACCGACACTCACGCCTCCAAATTGGAAGGCCGCGTCGGTAAAGTGCTGGTGGCTCCGGCTTTGGGCCGGCTCGGCAAAGTCGAAGTCACGGTGGCTGGTCAAACCGAGCAGATGCTGGCCCGCAGTGACGACCCGCTGCTGCCCGGCGCGTCGGTGATTGTCATCGGCATCGCCGGCGGCGTGCTGGATGTCCGGGCCTGGGAGCTGCACAGCGCCGTGAGTGAAGGCGGGTGA